The Corynebacterium tuberculostearicum genome window below encodes:
- a CDS encoding ribonuclease domain-containing protein: MSKSQASKKSLPVALGGLALAVVAGYFGFDLGGNDDSSASSPSESAGGAKAGDADTCEMSSLPAEAKDTAGDILAGGPYDYPDNDNARFGNYEGRLPQQDKNYYREYTVETPGSKNRGARRIITGGGSETDPDVWYYTDDHYESFCSIPDAEE; encoded by the coding sequence ATGTCCAAGTCCCAAGCGTCCAAGAAATCGCTCCCGGTAGCCCTCGGCGGCCTTGCGCTTGCCGTCGTTGCTGGCTACTTCGGCTTCGACCTCGGCGGCAATGATGATTCCTCTGCTTCTTCGCCGTCTGAGTCCGCAGGTGGCGCTAAGGCTGGCGACGCCGATACCTGCGAGATGTCCTCCCTCCCCGCCGAGGCGAAGGACACCGCGGGCGATATCTTGGCCGGTGGACCCTATGACTACCCGGATAATGACAACGCCCGCTTTGGCAACTACGAGGGACGCCTGCCGCAGCAGGACAAGAATTACTACCGCGAATACACGGTAGAAACCCCGGGCAGCAAGAACCGCGGCGCCCGCCGCATCATCACCGGCGGCGGCAGCGAGACCGACCCGGACGTGTGGTACTACACCGATGACCACTATGAAAGCTTCTGTTCTATCCCAGACGCGGAGGAGTAA
- a CDS encoding barstar family protein, with the protein MQRILITEHIRTRADFFNALGRTRGCEDCGPRNLDGLADFLREQRTSVIIASNMDIEGEDLAAVASVLEDQGAALVR; encoded by the coding sequence ATGCAACGCATCCTCATTACTGAGCACATCCGCACCCGCGCGGACTTCTTCAACGCGCTAGGCCGCACTCGCGGCTGCGAAGATTGTGGGCCACGCAACCTCGATGGCCTCGCGGACTTCCTACGCGAGCAGCGCACCAGCGTCATCATTGCCTCCAATATGGATATCGAAGGCGAGGACCTAGCGGCGGTAGCTAGCGTGCTCGAGGACCAAGGTGCCGCGTTGGTGCGCTAG
- a CDS encoding deoxyguanosinetriphosphate triphosphohydrolase, with translation MSYSYSAADFARLADEKPKGSAFHPVEEHRGLFARDRARVLHSAALRRLADKTQVVGPRDGDTPRTRLTHSLEVGQIARSIGSGLGLDPDLCDMAGLTHDIGHPPYGHNGENALNEVALNGFEGNAQTLRILTRLEPKVIVDDARGEPQSFGLNLTRAALDGACKYPWTKTNPDGTTNRKYGAYDEDAHLLDWLREGHTDNRKCIEAQVMDWSDDIAYSVHDVEDGIISRRISLNVLWDLVELAQLAEKGAKAFGGTADELLEAADSLRNLSVINAIGDFDYSLRDYANLKKMTSELVGRYVGATVGATSEANAELIASNSLGRMHGDLIVPKQAEAEVKLLKTIAVLYVMDEPAHLARQDRQRERIYRVYDYLVAGAPGSLDATFRLWWEQADTDAARDRAIIDQIASMTESRLERLARRSAELSGFLS, from the coding sequence GTGTCCTATTCTTATTCCGCCGCCGACTTCGCCCGCCTGGCCGATGAAAAGCCGAAGGGCTCAGCCTTCCACCCCGTGGAAGAGCACCGCGGGCTCTTCGCCCGCGATCGCGCCCGCGTGCTGCACTCGGCCGCGCTGCGCCGGCTAGCGGATAAAACGCAGGTCGTCGGCCCGCGCGACGGCGATACCCCGCGCACCCGGCTGACCCACTCCCTGGAGGTCGGCCAAATCGCGCGCAGCATCGGCTCCGGGCTGGGCCTCGATCCCGATCTCTGCGATATGGCCGGCCTGACCCATGACATCGGCCACCCGCCCTATGGCCACAACGGCGAGAATGCGCTCAATGAGGTTGCCCTCAACGGCTTCGAGGGCAACGCCCAAACCTTGCGTATCCTCACCCGCCTGGAGCCGAAGGTCATCGTGGACGATGCCCGCGGTGAGCCACAGAGCTTTGGACTCAATCTCACCCGCGCGGCCCTCGACGGCGCCTGCAAATACCCGTGGACCAAGACCAACCCGGATGGCACCACCAACCGCAAGTACGGCGCCTATGACGAGGATGCGCACCTTTTGGACTGGCTGCGCGAGGGTCATACCGATAACCGCAAGTGCATCGAGGCCCAGGTCATGGACTGGTCCGATGACATCGCCTACTCCGTGCACGACGTGGAAGATGGCATCATCTCCCGGCGCATCTCTTTGAACGTGCTTTGGGACTTGGTGGAACTGGCCCAACTAGCAGAAAAGGGCGCCAAGGCCTTCGGCGGCACCGCCGACGAGCTTCTAGAAGCAGCCGATAGCCTGCGCAACTTAAGCGTCATCAACGCCATCGGCGACTTTGACTATTCCTTACGCGACTACGCCAACCTGAAGAAGATGACCTCCGAGCTCGTCGGCCGCTATGTGGGCGCGACGGTTGGCGCCACCAGCGAGGCCAATGCCGAACTCATCGCCTCCAATAGCCTTGGCCGCATGCACGGCGACCTCATCGTGCCCAAGCAAGCCGAAGCAGAGGTCAAGCTGCTGAAAACCATCGCCGTCCTCTACGTCATGGACGAGCCCGCCCACCTCGCACGCCAAGACCGCCAGCGCGAGCGCATCTACCGCGTCTACGACTACCTGGTAGCCGGCGCCCCCGGCTCCCTCGATGCCACCTTCCGCCTGTGGTGGGAGCAGGCCGATACCGACGCAGCCCGCGACCGCGCCATCATCGACCAGATTGCCTCCATGACAGAGTCCCGCCTGGAGCGCTTGGCCCGCAGGAGTGCGGAGCTTTCGGGGTTCCTCAGCTAA
- a CDS encoding YdcF family protein produces MKYAIVLGTAQYDGRPSRILAGRLRHAGELATAEGLEVITVGGKLPGDRFTEAGVGRSYLREHFPHLTVHAVEEGMDTRSSLCAVKEAFALSDATIITDPLHRLRTALIARQEGITATVSGTPYYPAARFSAPWWRYLAHETGGVAYALVAGLLPPRGAAALRNGFYRVEQVLRPNQKLRHQTIQQEDDRA; encoded by the coding sequence GTGAAGTACGCAATTGTTTTAGGAACCGCCCAATACGATGGCCGCCCCTCCCGGATCTTGGCCGGCCGCCTGCGCCACGCTGGTGAGCTCGCCACCGCCGAAGGACTGGAGGTCATTACCGTGGGCGGCAAGCTGCCCGGGGATAGGTTTACTGAGGCCGGTGTTGGCCGCAGCTACCTGCGCGAGCACTTCCCGCACCTGACCGTGCACGCGGTGGAAGAGGGGATGGATACCCGCAGCTCCCTGTGCGCGGTCAAGGAAGCCTTCGCGCTTTCCGACGCCACCATCATCACCGATCCCCTCCACCGCCTGCGCACCGCACTCATCGCCCGCCAAGAGGGCATCACGGCCACCGTCTCCGGCACGCCGTACTACCCGGCCGCGCGCTTTTCCGCCCCTTGGTGGCGCTACCTCGCCCACGAAACCGGTGGCGTGGCCTACGCGCTGGTGGCCGGCCTGTTACCGCCGCGCGGCGCCGCGGCGCTGCGCAATGGTTTCTACCGCGTGGAACAAGTGCTGCGGCCCAATCAAAAGCTGCGGCATCAGACGATTCAGCAGGAAGACGACCGCGCTTAA
- a CDS encoding TPM domain-containing protein has translation MNLSARLGRAAIAAFILGCTSIGAGSAFAAETTTVAQGAGTATLTEKVTDEAGVLSTQEKAELREKIGQLQKEEHLTLFVYITDELGTDPETFAAATVKDKGPNSAVYALSINDRKMGVQTGKDWPKGRLDQMYDAAYDKLASDEYGASALALADAALGNSSSNSASDSSGLAWLGGGAAAIVAAGGGIMYYSRRTTKKNNAQTLESAREIGPGDTDQLGRLPLETLDQLAQEELVSTDESIRRGKEELNIALSEFGPERVRPFTKAMNHSTSTLQKAFHLRQRLDDAVPESPAERRQMLVEIVSSCGQADDALDAQAEEFAKMRDLLIHSDEKLDELTQRTVGLRARLPEAESTLAGLKSNYDEHVLSSIADNPELAAASLDEAEKLLDKARGVQAQPAGQQGPLVGLIRDIEHACEMTDRLISGVENAEENIATARGNLEALIAEVEGEINEARELERQGKAQGTTADWDKLEDLLGRAGTAVNDAKAHGQQDPLGQHTALTSIDTELDEALDRVREKTSTHARQLDLFRQQISVAESNIQAAEDLISSRGRIIGSGARTAFADAKRLHAQALHTERSDIRAALQSSREAVAAAQAALQRAKDDMDEHRRRQQRQQMGNAAGNVVTGMVLGQMLSGGRGFGGGFGGGGFGGGSFGGGGFGGGGGGGFRGGSF, from the coding sequence ATGAATTTGAGTGCACGTTTGGGCCGCGCGGCCATTGCCGCTTTCATTTTGGGCTGCACCTCTATCGGTGCGGGGTCTGCCTTTGCCGCCGAGACCACCACGGTGGCGCAGGGCGCCGGTACGGCGACCCTCACGGAGAAGGTCACCGATGAAGCCGGCGTATTAAGCACGCAAGAAAAGGCCGAGCTCAGGGAGAAGATCGGCCAGCTGCAAAAAGAGGAGCACTTAACGCTATTTGTCTACATCACTGATGAGTTGGGTACGGATCCAGAAACCTTTGCCGCAGCGACGGTCAAGGACAAGGGGCCTAATTCCGCGGTCTATGCGCTATCCATCAATGACCGCAAGATGGGCGTGCAGACCGGCAAGGATTGGCCCAAGGGCCGACTCGACCAGATGTATGACGCCGCCTATGACAAGCTCGCCAGCGATGAATACGGTGCTTCGGCCCTCGCGCTTGCCGACGCCGCCCTAGGCAACTCCTCCAGCAACTCCGCCTCCGATTCCTCTGGCCTAGCGTGGCTGGGCGGTGGCGCGGCCGCCATCGTCGCCGCCGGTGGCGGAATCATGTACTACTCCCGCCGCACTACCAAGAAGAATAATGCGCAGACGCTGGAGTCGGCCCGCGAAATTGGCCCGGGCGATACCGATCAGCTGGGCCGCCTGCCACTGGAGACCTTGGACCAGCTGGCGCAGGAGGAGCTGGTCTCTACCGATGAGTCCATCCGCCGCGGCAAGGAGGAGCTCAATATCGCGCTCTCCGAGTTCGGCCCAGAGCGCGTACGCCCGTTTACCAAGGCCATGAACCACTCCACTTCTACCCTGCAAAAGGCCTTCCACCTGCGCCAGCGCCTGGATGATGCCGTGCCGGAGTCCCCGGCCGAGCGCCGCCAAATGCTGGTAGAAATCGTCTCCTCCTGCGGCCAGGCCGATGACGCCCTCGACGCGCAGGCCGAGGAGTTTGCCAAGATGCGCGACTTGCTCATCCACTCCGATGAAAAGCTGGACGAGCTCACCCAGCGCACCGTGGGCCTGCGCGCCCGCCTGCCGGAGGCCGAGTCCACGCTGGCCGGCTTGAAGTCCAACTATGACGAGCACGTGCTCTCCTCCATTGCCGATAACCCCGAGCTTGCCGCCGCTTCCCTCGATGAGGCCGAAAAACTGCTCGACAAGGCCCGCGGGGTCCAGGCCCAGCCGGCCGGCCAGCAGGGTCCGCTGGTCGGTCTGATTCGCGATATCGAGCACGCCTGCGAGATGACGGATCGCCTCATTTCCGGCGTGGAGAACGCCGAGGAAAATATCGCCACCGCCCGTGGCAACCTCGAGGCGCTTATCGCCGAGGTCGAGGGCGAGATCAACGAGGCCCGCGAGCTCGAGCGCCAAGGAAAGGCCCAGGGAACCACCGCGGATTGGGACAAGCTCGAGGATCTGCTCGGCCGCGCCGGCACCGCGGTGAACGACGCCAAGGCCCACGGCCAGCAGGACCCGCTGGGCCAGCACACCGCGCTGACCTCCATCGATACCGAGCTGGATGAGGCGCTCGACCGCGTGCGCGAGAAGACCTCCACGCACGCGCGCCAGCTAGACCTCTTCCGCCAGCAGATTTCCGTAGCGGAATCCAATATCCAGGCCGCAGAAGACCTCATTTCCTCCCGCGGTCGCATCATCGGCTCGGGTGCGCGCACCGCGTTTGCCGACGCCAAACGCCTCCACGCCCAAGCCCTCCACACCGAGCGCAGCGATATCCGCGCCGCGCTGCAGTCCTCCCGCGAGGCGGTGGCCGCCGCCCAGGCGGCGCTACAGCGCGCCAAGGATGACATGGACGAGCACCGTCGCCGCCAGCAGCGCCAACAGATGGGCAATGCCGCCGGCAATGTCGTGACCGGTATGGTTCTTGGCCAAATGCTCAGCGGCGGCCGCGGGTTCGGCGGTGGATTCGGGGGCGGCGGCTTCGGCGGAGGAAGCTTTGGCGGCGGCGGCTTCGGCGGTGGCGGTGGAGGCGGCTTCCGCGGCGGTTCCTTCTAG